One genomic window of Deinococcus ruber includes the following:
- a CDS encoding SHOCT domain-containing protein, with amino-acid sequence MDVIINNASSSAQPLVQVPQIQGTYPLQSQPAPYGYGYDGPQEHGFGGGFLVVAAVIGGVLLLKMRRRAWMMQRMGGGPRPFSPGNPGAGGNTRTPEQMAADLKDTLQRGRERLFGDRALDIARERYARGEISTEEYSRLQRDLNGEGRPDQHASGSDSPSDAPGLNLQKDEPQ; translated from the coding sequence ATGGATGTCATCATCAACAACGCCTCATCTTCGGCACAACCGCTCGTTCAGGTTCCACAGATTCAGGGAACGTACCCGCTCCAGTCTCAGCCCGCTCCGTATGGCTACGGCTACGACGGCCCACAGGAACACGGCTTCGGCGGTGGCTTTCTGGTCGTGGCAGCCGTCATCGGCGGAGTGCTGCTGCTCAAGATGCGCCGCCGCGCATGGATGATGCAGCGCATGGGCGGCGGCCCCCGGCCTTTCAGCCCCGGCAATCCAGGTGCGGGCGGCAACACAAGAACGCCTGAACAGATGGCTGCCGACCTGAAAGACACGCTCCAGCGCGGCAGAGAACGCCTCTTTGGAGACCGTGCCCTCGATATCGCCCGCGAACGCTACGCACGGGGCGAGATCAGCACCGAGGAATACAGCCGCCTGCAACGCGACCTGAACGGCGAAGGCAGGCCCGATCAGCACGCCAGCGGCAGTGACAGCCCCAGCGACGCGCCCGGTCTCAATCTGCAAAAAGACGAACCGCAGTAA
- a CDS encoding mercuric reductase, which yields MTTSTTGPSESSTPSAAAAPQSFDAVVIGSGQAGGPLAGELSKAGWRVALVERVHVGGTCVNEGCTPTKTLIASAKVAHLARRAHEYGLEVGKVRVDMPRVVARKQAVVDSFRNGSTSSVLAAGVELIRGEAQFTASHTLQVELTEGGTRHITAPKIFINTGASPSRATVPGLDRVGALDSTSIMEVQEVPSHLMIQGGGFIGLEFAQLFARLGSAVTVLERGPRLAAREDADVAAALQEALEADGVRFLMQTEVTAATRDDSGITLSVKGPQEQQLVGSHLLVAVGRTPNTAALNLSAAGIEADAHGFIQVDDTLHTNVEGIYALGDVKGGPAFTHISYDDFRIVRDQLLSNGERTTRNRLVPYTVFTDPQLGRIGLDEGAARKLDRPTRVYSMPMSYVARAIELGETRGLMRAVVDDATDLLLGGTVLGVEGGELLSVLQMAMMGGVSASTLREAVFSHPTLTESLNNLFSGQPLKIGGQPHTS from the coding sequence ATGACCACATCCACAACTGGGCCTTCCGAGTCGTCTACACCATCTGCTGCTGCTGCGCCGCAGAGCTTCGATGCCGTGGTGATCGGTTCGGGGCAGGCGGGCGGGCCACTGGCAGGTGAACTGTCGAAGGCGGGCTGGCGCGTGGCACTGGTCGAGCGCGTCCATGTGGGCGGCACATGTGTCAACGAGGGCTGCACGCCCACCAAGACCCTGATCGCCAGCGCGAAAGTGGCGCATCTGGCCCGCCGCGCCCACGAGTACGGTCTGGAGGTCGGAAAGGTCAGGGTCGATATGCCGCGTGTGGTGGCCCGCAAGCAGGCGGTGGTCGATTCGTTCAGGAACGGCAGCACGTCGTCGGTTCTGGCCGCAGGCGTCGAACTGATTCGCGGCGAGGCCCAGTTCACCGCGTCTCATACCCTTCAGGTCGAACTGACGGAGGGCGGCACCCGCCACATCACCGCGCCCAAGATCTTTATCAATACCGGTGCCAGCCCCAGCCGGGCCACCGTGCCGGGGCTGGACCGTGTGGGCGCACTCGATTCGACCAGCATCATGGAAGTGCAGGAGGTGCCGTCTCATCTGATGATTCAGGGCGGCGGCTTTATCGGGCTGGAGTTCGCGCAACTGTTTGCCCGGCTGGGCAGCGCCGTGACCGTGCTGGAACGTGGCCCCCGGCTGGCAGCGCGGGAAGACGCAGACGTGGCGGCGGCCCTACAGGAAGCACTGGAGGCCGACGGCGTGCGCTTTCTGATGCAGACCGAGGTGACGGCGGCGACGCGTGACGACAGCGGCATCACCCTGAGCGTGAAGGGGCCACAGGAGCAGCAGCTTGTCGGCTCTCATCTGCTGGTGGCCGTCGGACGCACGCCCAACACGGCAGCGCTGAACCTGTCGGCAGCGGGAATCGAGGCCGACGCACACGGCTTTATTCAGGTCGATGACACGCTGCATACCAATGTCGAGGGCATCTATGCGCTGGGTGACGTGAAAGGCGGGCCAGCTTTCACGCACATTTCCTACGACGATTTCCGCATCGTGCGCGATCAGCTCCTGTCGAACGGTGAGCGCACCACCAGAAACCGCCTGGTGCCCTACACCGTCTTTACCGACCCGCAACTGGGGCGCATCGGGCTGGACGAAGGCGCTGCACGCAAGCTGGACAGGCCGACCCGCGTGTATTCCATGCCCATGAGCTACGTGGCCCGCGCCATCGAACTGGGCGAAACACGCGGCCTGATGCGGGCCGTGGTAGACGACGCCACCGATCTGCTGCTGGGCGGCACGGTGTTGGGCGTCGAGGGCGGCGAACTGCTGTCGGTGCTCCAGATGGCGATGATGGGCGGCGTCAGTGCCAGCACCCTGCGGGAAGCGGTGTTTTCACACCCCACCCTGACCGAATCGCTCAACAACCTGTTCTCCGGCCAGCCGCTCAAAATCGGGGGGCAGCCGCACACTTCCTGA
- a CDS encoding metallophosphoesterase, with protein MELHDRRPTVAIPDLNGRYERLLLALEYAPPRDHFVVLLGDMIDEGNGTAQILRDIRQIHAEFGLQVLAGNHEELMINALFGPPGQRHAPDARPRDTDEWRRWMKNGGQGTLDSYRSKKALLDDAEWLRGHAKRWFIRDRWLYSHATRPHVMQRPITEEQLIATGVDLLLWDRPGGTSNLYELREDLIGSVHGHTPQRVPERMVGPDKKPAWFIDLGKTARDIAVHHSEHGVKILKAEPIAPKTPKGSANLSLSGVSLGSTSLFGLLKNRRASNTKTAPGS; from the coding sequence ATGGAACTCCACGACCGTCGTCCTACCGTCGCGATACCCGATCTGAACGGAAGATATGAGCGTCTTCTGTTGGCCCTGGAGTATGCCCCACCCCGCGACCACTTTGTGGTGCTGCTGGGCGACATGATCGACGAGGGCAACGGAACTGCCCAGATTCTGCGCGATATCCGTCAGATTCATGCCGAATTCGGTCTTCAGGTACTGGCTGGCAACCACGAAGAACTGATGATCAATGCGCTGTTCGGGCCGCCCGGTCAGCGGCACGCACCCGATGCCCGGCCCCGCGACACCGACGAATGGCGACGCTGGATGAAGAACGGCGGCCAGGGAACACTCGACAGCTACCGCTCGAAAAAGGCGCTGCTGGACGACGCCGAGTGGCTGCGCGGGCATGCCAAACGCTGGTTTATTCGCGACCGCTGGTTGTACAGCCACGCCACCCGCCCCCACGTCATGCAGCGGCCCATTACCGAAGAGCAGCTGATTGCCACGGGCGTCGATCTGCTGCTGTGGGACAGACCCGGCGGCACTTCGAACCTGTATGAACTGCGCGAAGATCTGATCGGCTCGGTACACGGCCACACACCTCAGCGCGTACCGGAAAGAATGGTCGGCCCCGACAAGAAGCCCGCGTGGTTCATCGATCTGGGTAAGACGGCCCGCGACATCGCTGTTCATCACAGCGAACACGGCGTCAAGATTCTCAAGGCCGAGCCGATTGCGCCCAAGACGCCGAAAGGCAGTGCCAATCTCAGTCTGTCGGGCGTGAGCCTTGGCAGCACGTCGCTGTTTGGTCTGCTGAAGAACAGGCGGGCATCCAACACGAAAACAGCGCCGGGGAGCTGA